From the genome of Bradyrhizobium sp. ORS 278:
CGCGAACATAACCATGGTGACCTTGATGTCAAGGCAAAGCGAGGCTCGTCAGCGCGATTTTGTCAAGGTAGCGCGGATTTTGACGTTCGGCGAGCGGTAATTTGCGACATAGCTGTCAGGTCCCGACCGACCACGGATTGATAAGCTTCAGGCGCAGGCCTTCAAAATCGCCGACGTTGCGAGTCGCAAGGTCGAGGCCATAGGCCAGTGCGATCCCCGCGATCTGCAGATCAGCGAGCTTGTTCGGAATCTGATGAAGAGCAAGTCCCCGCGCCCGGGCCTCAGCGAGCAGTGCTGCAGCCGTATGCGCCGCGGCAGCGTCGAACGCGTAGACGCGACTCCCAAACCGCCTGACTGTTCGCGTGATCGCGTTCTCCAGCGCGTCCTTGCGCTTGCCGGCGTTGAGCAGCGCGAGCCCGGCACCGAGCTCAAGGATGGTGATGCTTGAAATTGCACTGCCGGCAAAATTTGCGTCGAGCCAGCGAACGACCTCTGGTGACGGCGCTGGCCTCAGCGCCTCGGAAATCACGTTGGTATCAAGCAAGATCATTCATATTGGGCCGGCCGAACCGGTGCGGAGCGCAGTTGATCGAGCGCTTCGTCGAGGTCGATTCCTGGTCGCGAAATCGCGACCAGCCAACTTCCGAACGGCTGAGCATCATCTGGCGACTGAGCCTCTTCGCGCGCGAGCTTTTCGAGTGTCTCTCGGAGATCGGCTTCCAAGCTCTTGCCGCGGCGTTCGGCTCTGAGCCGAAGCAACTCCTTGGTCTCGTCGTCTACTTTGCGGATCAGGATATCGGCCATCATCGCCTCCGATGACTTGATATCACGATATCATCGAACCTTCAACGCTCTGACCAACCCTTTTGCTGCCTCCGGGCTCATCCACTCGAACTCCGGCAGCTGATGCCGAAACCAGGTGAACTGCCGCTTGGCATAATGCCTTGTATCGGCCTTGCCGATGGTGGCCGCCTCCTCGCGGGTGATCTCGCCCCGGAGGTAACGGATCAGCGCCGGCACGCCGTGGGCCTTCATGGCCGGCAGCAGCGGATCGAGGCCGCGGGCGGCGAGCCGCTCGACCTCCGCGAGCGCGCCCGCCTCGAGCATCGTCTCGAAGCGCGCGTCGATCCTGGCATACAGCGCCTCGCGCTCCGGCGCGATGAACAGCGCATGCGTGCGCTCCGGGGGCAGCAACGGCGGCGTGGTCTCGGCGTGCCAGTCGGCCAATGGCCGACCGGTCGCTTCGATGACCTCCAGCGCCCGGGCGATGCGGGTGCGGTCGCGGACGTTCAGCCGCGCCGCCGCCGCGGCATCGCGCCGCGCCAGTTCGGCGTGCAGCGCCTCGACACCGTCGCGATCGAGCTTGAGACGCACCGCCTCGCGAATGTCGTCCGGCACCGGCGGCACCGCCGACAATCCGCGTGTCAGCGCCTTGAAGTACAGGCCGGTGCCGCCAATGAAGACCGGCAGCCGGCCCTCGCGCCTGACCTCGTCGAGAACCTGAGCGGCATCACGGACATAATGGCCGGCCGAGTAGTTCACCGCAGCATCGACGTGACCGTAAAGCCGATGCGGGACCAGCGCCTCGTCCTCGGGTGCCGGCCGCGCCGTCAGCACCCGCAGATCGTGGTAGACTTGCATCGAGTCGGTGTTGATGATGACCGCGCCCGCTTTTTGCGCAAGTTCCAACGCCAGCGCCGACTTGCCGCTGGCGGTCGGCCCTGCGATAAGCACCGCTTTGTTGTCGCTTAGCAAAGTCACCCGATGTCTCTCGTCGCCACCTTCATCTGCAATC
Proteins encoded in this window:
- a CDS encoding PIN domain-containing protein, whose protein sequence is MILLDTNVISEALRPAPSPEVVRWLDANFAGSAISSITILELGAGLALLNAGKRKDALENAITRTVRRFGSRVYAFDAAAAHTAAALLAEARARGLALHQIPNKLADLQIAGIALAYGLDLATRNVGDFEGLRLKLINPWSVGT
- a CDS encoding plasmid stability protein y4jJ, which codes for MMADILIRKVDDETKELLRLRAERRGKSLEADLRETLEKLAREEAQSPDDAQPFGSWLVAISRPGIDLDEALDQLRSAPVRPAQYE
- the miaA gene encoding tRNA (adenosine(37)-N6)-dimethylallyltransferase MiaA gives rise to the protein MTLLSDNKAVLIAGPTASGKSALALELAQKAGAVIINTDSMQVYHDLRVLTARPAPEDEALVPHRLYGHVDAAVNYSAGHYVRDAAQVLDEVRREGRLPVFIGGTGLYFKALTRGLSAVPPVPDDIREAVRLKLDRDGVEALHAELARRDAAAAARLNVRDRTRIARALEVIEATGRPLADWHAETTPPLLPPERTHALFIAPEREALYARIDARFETMLEAGALAEVERLAARGLDPLLPAMKAHGVPALIRYLRGEITREEAATIGKADTRHYAKRQFTWFRHQLPEFEWMSPEAAKGLVRALKVR